The nucleotide sequence TGTCATGACGCAGCACATGGCCTTTTTTACCGAGACGAACATCAATTCAATGGTCTGCGACAGTCTGGACAACCTGTTAAAGATGCACGAAGGCCAGGGGTATTACGAAATATAATATCCATGCCATCCGGGTATTTTTTCTGCCCCGCAGGCTTCAGGCGCGCTGGTCAGACTTACTGCGCGCTCAACGACAATTCCTGCCCGGTTACGCCGCAATAAACTATAAGCAGCTCGGCGCCCTCGCTGTCCGTGTACCCATAGTGCGGCTTGTTGACCATCTCGGCCAAAAAATCGCCCTGCGTGAGATGCTGCTCCTGGTTGTCGCGTTCACTCTTTACGGTCAGGCTGCCCTTATGCACATAGGCGATGTTGGGCATGGGGTGCGTGTGGCTTGCGAGCCGCGAGTTGGGCGGAATCACGATCTTTACAATTTTAATGTCCGCGTTGCCCGTCGGGTAAGCTCCGTATTCCGTACCATCCCATGACCGTACCGCCTCAAACAGTAGGGTTTTGCTCACTCCCGCCGCAGGGGCCGTGGCGGCAATGGCCTGGCCAATGCCCGCGACCCGCTCCTTGCCGCCAGCCCAAAACCCTGCCCCAAATATGACCAGCCCCGCCACCACACCGAAAACCCAATTTTTTTTGAACACGCAAATCTCCACTTTCCGCTGCCGCCCCAGGGCCGCACCGTAGCCGTTTTTATGTTGACGCATTTATCCCCATCCAGTACCGACTACTTGCGCCATATCCCATATGTCGCTGCGTCCTCAACTTAACAGGTTAGACACGCAGAGTCATGCCAACAGACGGGGGCGTCATGCTCCGCAGGCTAGAAGTATTGCAAAAGCACCATGCCTGCAGCCCCCACCGCCAGCAGCCACAGGGCGTTGATGCGCGTGTACATGACGCACAGCGTCGAAATTGCGGCAAAAACATAGGCCGCCCACCCGCCCTCAAGACTTTGCAAAAGTACATAGGCTGAAGCCAGAACCATGCCTGCGGCAACGGGGCGCAAGCCTGCTTCCAGGGCCACCTGCCAGCGTGCCCCCCTGTGATTTTTCCACACGCGGGCAATGCCGTACAAAAGCAGTGCCGTTGGACCAAACATGCACACGGTTGCTACCAGCGCCCCCCAAAAACCAGCAACCTGCCAGCCTATAAGTGTCGCCAGCAGTGAGCCTGGCCCCGGCGCCATACGCGCAATGGCAAAATCGTTGAGAAACTGCGTCGCCGTCATCCAGCGATGGACATCAACCACCTGGTGCTGAATATCAACCACGACAGCTTGCCCGCCTCCCACAGCAGCCAGCGAAAGTGGAGCGAACACACGCGCCAGATCAATGCAGAGTGCAAATTCAGATCTCACTTGTGTTCCTCTGGCTTTTTCAATGCGCGCCAATATTCCATGGCAACTCCGGCAAATCCGCAGACCACAACTGTCCAGATTAACGACCAGTGCAATATGCCAGCCGCAACAAACGTTATCACCGTCAGTAAAAGCGGAAAAATGCGACGCGGCAGCAAAGCCACAGCCGTGATGCCCATTGATATTGACAGCCCGATTGCAGCTGCCGCCGCCCCGGCCAAGGCGATATGCGTTACGGGAAACTGGGTCAGCTGGGCAAATGAAACTCCAAGCAGCACTATGAGCAGGGCCGGAAGAAACAAAATACCCATGATGCCCGCAAATGCCCCACGCGATCCACCCAGCTGATAACCAATCCAGATTGCCATGTTTGACACGTTAACCCCAGGCAATGCCTGCGACAGGGCAAGACCGTTCAAAAAGGATTCTTCATCCATCCAGTGACGTTCGTAAACAAAAAGACGCATCATGCGCCCGCTCATTCCTCCGCCAAAACTGGTTAAACCTATCTGCGTAAAGGCAAAAAATATGTCCTTTACCCCTATAGGCGTACGGTTTTCGGGTGATTGCTTTTGCACAGCATTCAACATCAA is from Desulfovibrio desulfuricans and encodes:
- a CDS encoding chromate transporter produces the protein MLNAVQKQSPENRTPIGVKDIFFAFTQIGLTSFGGGMSGRMMRLFVYERHWMDEESFLNGLALSQALPGVNVSNMAIWIGYQLGGSRGAFAGIMGILFLPALLIVLLGVSFAQLTQFPVTHIALAGAAAAAIGLSISMGITAVALLPRRIFPLLLTVITFVAAGILHWSLIWTVVVCGFAGVAMEYWRALKKPEEHK
- a CDS encoding chromate transporter, with the protein product MRSEFALCIDLARVFAPLSLAAVGGGQAVVVDIQHQVVDVHRWMTATQFLNDFAIARMAPGPGSLLATLIGWQVAGFWGALVATVCMFGPTALLLYGIARVWKNHRGARWQVALEAGLRPVAAGMVLASAYVLLQSLEGGWAAYVFAAISTLCVMYTRINALWLLAVGAAGMVLLQYF
- a CDS encoding cupin domain-containing protein, encoding MFKKNWVFGVVAGLVIFGAGFWAGGKERVAGIGQAIAATAPAAGVSKTLLFEAVRSWDGTEYGAYPTGNADIKIVKIVIPPNSRLASHTHPMPNIAYVHKGSLTVKSERDNQEQHLTQGDFLAEMVNKPHYGYTDSEGAELLIVYCGVTGQELSLSAQ